The window ATCCTGATATCCAAGCCTCAGGAAACTGCCAGACGATGCCGCCCTTTGGCTCGCCGCCGTCGCAAAACTTGACGCCCGGTTGCAGTTTGCATTCTGGCCCGGAACCCAGAGACTCGGATCCGTCTGCGATTGGTGCCGCGAAGGGTACGCTTGGTCATGGTGAGGAACCCGTGAGGTCAGTAAATGTTGAAT of the Thermostichus vulcanus str. 'Rupite' genome contains:
- the rpmH gene encoding 50S ribosomal protein L34, with product MTKRTLRGTNRRRIRVSGFRARMQTATGRQVLRRRRAKGRHRLAVS